A stretch of Synechococcus sp. WH 8020 DNA encodes these proteins:
- the guaA gene encoding glutamine-hydrolyzing GMP synthase: MSSVQSEGQRKPAIVILDFGSQYSELIARRVRETQVFSVVLGYSTSAEELRALAPRGIILSGGPSSVYADEAPLCDPAIWDLGIPVLGVCYGMQLMVQQLGGQVVAATGKAEYGKAPLMVDDPTALLTNVESGSTMWMSHGDSVEALPDGFLRLAHTANTPEAAIANHKRRLYGVQFHPEVVHSTGGMVMIRNFVYHICGCEPDWTTEAFIDEAVANVRDQVGQKRVLLALSGGVDSSTLAFLLKKAIGDQLTCMFIDQGFMRKGEPEFLMEFFDRKFNIHVEYINARERFIKKLDGITDPEEKRKIIGTEFIRVFEEESRRLGPFDYLAQGTLYPDVIESAGTNVDPKTGERVAVKIKSHHNVGGLPKDLRFKLVEPLRKLFKDEVRKVGRTLGLPEEIVSRHPFPGPGLAIRILGEVTEDKLDCLRDADLIVREEVNAAGLYHDIWQAFAVLLPVRSVGVMGDKRTYAWPIVLRCVSSEDGMTADWSRLPYDLMEAISNRIVNEVKGVNRVVMDITSKPPGTIEWE, translated from the coding sequence ATGTCATCAGTCCAGAGCGAAGGTCAGCGCAAACCGGCCATCGTCATTCTTGATTTCGGTTCCCAGTACTCGGAACTGATTGCCCGCCGCGTTCGTGAGACGCAGGTGTTTTCGGTGGTGTTGGGCTACAGCACCAGCGCTGAAGAATTAAGGGCTTTGGCTCCGCGTGGAATCATCCTCAGCGGAGGCCCAAGTTCGGTCTATGCCGATGAGGCTCCCCTCTGCGATCCAGCGATTTGGGATCTGGGCATCCCTGTGCTGGGGGTCTGCTACGGCATGCAGTTGATGGTTCAGCAGCTTGGTGGTCAGGTGGTGGCGGCTACGGGTAAGGCTGAATACGGCAAGGCTCCGCTCATGGTGGATGACCCCACTGCACTTCTCACGAATGTGGAGAGTGGCTCCACGATGTGGATGAGTCACGGTGATTCTGTGGAGGCCTTGCCCGACGGCTTCCTGCGTTTGGCGCATACAGCGAATACGCCTGAGGCGGCGATCGCGAATCACAAGCGACGCTTATACGGCGTTCAATTTCACCCTGAGGTGGTTCATTCCACCGGTGGAATGGTGATGATTCGCAATTTTGTTTATCACATCTGTGGTTGCGAACCGGATTGGACCACTGAGGCTTTTATCGATGAAGCAGTGGCAAATGTGCGTGACCAAGTTGGTCAAAAGCGTGTGTTGCTTGCCCTGTCAGGAGGCGTGGATTCTTCAACTCTAGCTTTTTTATTGAAGAAAGCGATTGGAGATCAACTCACTTGCATGTTTATCGATCAAGGCTTTATGCGTAAAGGCGAGCCTGAATTCCTGATGGAGTTCTTTGATCGTAAATTTAATATTCATGTTGAGTATATCAATGCTCGAGAACGGTTTATTAAAAAGCTTGATGGCATTACGGATCCAGAAGAGAAGCGCAAAATCATTGGCACGGAATTCATCCGCGTGTTTGAAGAGGAGAGTCGCCGTCTTGGCCCATTTGATTACTTAGCCCAGGGCACGCTGTATCCGGATGTGATTGAAAGTGCTGGTACCAACGTGGATCCCAAGACCGGGGAGCGTGTGGCTGTGAAGATCAAGAGCCATCACAACGTGGGAGGACTTCCTAAGGATTTGCGCTTCAAGTTGGTGGAGCCCCTGCGCAAACTGTTTAAGGATGAAGTTCGTAAAGTGGGCCGAACGCTCGGGTTGCCCGAGGAGATCGTGAGTCGCCATCCCTTCCCAGGCCCTGGACTGGCGATTCGCATCTTGGGCGAAGTGACGGAGGACAAGCTTGATTGTTTGCGTGATGCCGATCTGATTGTGCGCGAGGAAGTGAATGCGGCAGGGCTCTATCACGACATTTGGCAGGCGTTTGCGGTGCTTCTTCCCGTTCGCTCAGTTGGCGTGATGGGGGATAAGCGCACTTATGCCTGGCCGATCGTGCTGCGCTGTGTGTCGAGTGAGGACGGCATGACCGCTGATTGGTCGAGGCTTCCCTATGACCTGATGGAAGCGATTTCCAATCGGATTGTGAATGAGGTGAAAGGAGTGAATCGCGTAGTAATGGACATCACTAGTAAGCCTCCAGGAACGATTGAGTGGGAATAG
- a CDS encoding AbrB family transcriptional regulator produces MPPLTTVLLYLLAGTSMGLLATRTGIPAAPLAGALIGTAMVSMSGRLEVAQWPAGTKTCLEIAIGTVIGTGLTKTSLDQLQQLWKPAVLITLTLVLTGIVVGLWSSRLLGVDPLVTLLGAAPGGISGMSLVGADYGVGAAVAALHAVRLITVLLVIPVVVKLLSPLGLGDS; encoded by the coding sequence ATGCCCCCACTCACAACGGTGCTCCTCTATCTCCTCGCCGGCACGAGCATGGGATTGCTTGCCACACGCACTGGAATCCCTGCTGCACCACTGGCAGGCGCACTGATCGGAACCGCCATGGTGAGCATGAGTGGACGCCTCGAGGTGGCTCAATGGCCAGCAGGCACAAAGACCTGTCTGGAAATCGCCATTGGCACGGTGATCGGTACAGGCCTGACTAAAACCTCACTCGATCAATTACAGCAACTGTGGAAGCCTGCGGTCTTGATCACGCTCACCCTTGTCCTCACCGGAATCGTGGTGGGGCTATGGAGCAGCAGACTGCTAGGCGTTGATCCTCTCGTCACCCTGCTGGGTGCAGCGCCTGGAGGAATCAGCGGCATGAGCCTGGTTGGAGCTGACTACGGCGTTGGCGCAGCTGTTGCTGCACTGCATGCCGTTCGCTTGATCACTGTCTTGCTCGTCATCCCTGTGGTGGTGAAACTGCTATCACCACTTGGGCTGGGTGATTCCTGA
- a CDS encoding pyridoxal-phosphate-dependent aminotransferase family protein, with the protein MQDKLTLMIPGPTPVPETVLKAMGRHPIGHRSGEFQAVVERTTAQLRWLHQTNNDVLVITGSGTAAMEAGIINTLSRGDRVICGDNGKFGERWVKVARAYGLEVEVIRADWGQPLDPDNFRTVLEADSDKTIRAVILTHSETSTGVINDLETISRHVQAHGTALTIADCVTSLGATNVPMDEWNLDVVASGSQKGYMMPPGLSFVAMSERAWKAYERSDLPKFYLDLGPYRKTAAKNSNPFTPAVNLYFALDAALEMMQAEGLEAIFARHARHRDAALAAMKAIGLTLFAAEGHGSPAITAVAPAGMDAELLRKTIKDRFDILLAGGQDHLKGKVFRIGHLGFVCDRDVLTAVAAIESVLHSLGFHKGQMGAGLSAASAVLSNN; encoded by the coding sequence GTGCAGGACAAGCTCACCCTGATGATCCCCGGACCCACCCCGGTGCCAGAAACGGTTCTGAAAGCGATGGGACGCCATCCCATCGGGCACCGCAGCGGTGAGTTTCAAGCGGTGGTGGAACGAACAACGGCCCAACTGCGCTGGCTCCATCAAACCAACAACGACGTACTGGTGATCACCGGTAGCGGCACAGCTGCCATGGAAGCTGGAATCATCAACACACTCAGTCGTGGAGATCGGGTGATCTGTGGCGACAATGGCAAGTTTGGCGAGCGCTGGGTCAAGGTGGCACGTGCCTACGGCCTTGAGGTGGAGGTGATCAGGGCGGACTGGGGACAACCCCTTGACCCAGACAACTTCCGGACCGTGTTGGAAGCCGACAGTGACAAAACGATCCGAGCGGTGATCCTGACCCATTCAGAAACATCCACAGGCGTGATCAACGATCTTGAAACGATCAGCCGCCACGTCCAAGCCCATGGCACAGCTCTGACAATCGCCGACTGCGTCACAAGCCTTGGCGCCACCAACGTGCCCATGGATGAGTGGAACCTGGATGTGGTCGCATCTGGATCCCAAAAGGGCTACATGATGCCGCCAGGGCTCAGCTTTGTCGCGATGAGTGAGCGAGCTTGGAAAGCCTACGAACGCTCCGATCTACCCAAGTTTTATTTGGATTTGGGTCCCTATCGAAAAACTGCAGCCAAAAACAGCAATCCATTCACGCCTGCAGTGAATTTGTACTTCGCTCTCGACGCCGCGCTGGAGATGATGCAGGCGGAGGGGCTTGAAGCGATTTTTGCCCGCCATGCGCGTCACCGCGATGCAGCACTCGCTGCGATGAAAGCGATCGGATTGACGCTGTTTGCAGCCGAAGGCCATGGAAGTCCGGCGATTACGGCAGTTGCACCTGCAGGAATGGATGCGGAACTGCTTCGTAAAACCATTAAAGATCGCTTCGACATTCTGTTAGCCGGCGGTCAAGACCATCTCAAAGGCAAGGTGTTCCGCATTGGCCATCTCGGCTTTGTTTGCGATCGAGATGTTTTGACCGCCGTAGCTGCCATTGAATCCGTGTTGCATTCACTTGGCTTCCATAAGGGCCAGATGGGTGCGGGACTTAGCGCTGCATCAGCCGTCTTAAGCAATAATTAG
- a CDS encoding DUF6554 family protein, with translation MARLRQRLALLLSLAGIAGLSLTPLEAIAGTPEAVKGAKIYCYMRSSNNDHKVSWEAAYALIKRQKSGMFKTSPEHAAVMITEAVVEDPGSYPNCGQYLGDLFGGSKGSAKSLNSVLNSTNSSNSSTTSETSSDWGKDDRYSY, from the coding sequence ATGGCCCGACTGCGCCAGCGCCTTGCGCTCCTCCTCTCTCTGGCCGGTATAGCTGGACTTAGCCTGACTCCTTTAGAAGCGATCGCGGGGACACCTGAGGCCGTTAAGGGCGCAAAAATTTATTGTTATATGAGAAGTAGTAATAACGATCACAAGGTCAGCTGGGAAGCGGCTTATGCCTTGATCAAACGCCAAAAAAGCGGAATGTTCAAAACCTCACCAGAACATGCTGCAGTGATGATTACTGAGGCGGTTGTCGAAGATCCAGGTAGCTACCCCAACTGCGGCCAGTATCTCGGGGATCTTTTTGGAGGCAGCAAAGGTTCTGCAAAATCTCTAAACAGCGTCCTCAACTCAACTAATTCGAGCAATTCATCAACGACTTCAGAAACTTCCTCCGACTGGGGAAAAGACGACCGATACAGCTATTGA
- a CDS encoding SDR family oxidoreductase, which translates to MLNDLVNRCSPLPSDATLCILGAGFSGGHLAKLSKALGTRVISTRRRPKAGSDDLPFDSTNGMVPSQHVLASVTHLISTIPPTKEGTDPVLSCLGEQLQKLPLQWVGYFSTTGVYGNSNGNWVDETNEPQPTQLRSQKRLDCEQLWRNSGLPVQILRLPGIYGPGRSPLAAVHSGEVTPIDQPGQMFCRIHVDDLAGACWHLMHRAAAGQRPTVVNISDNRPASRLELQRFAAELLGCKLPAPIPFSEAQTTMSPMALSFWADNRKVSNALLRDELGYTFLHPDYSSGLKDCFEAEGFNGMNPAPEAKP; encoded by the coding sequence ATGCTGAACGATCTTGTCAACCGCTGCTCTCCTCTCCCGTCAGACGCGACGCTGTGCATTCTTGGCGCTGGATTCAGCGGAGGGCATCTCGCCAAATTGTCCAAAGCACTTGGGACGAGAGTGATCAGCACGCGCCGCCGACCGAAAGCCGGCAGTGATGATCTGCCCTTTGACAGCACCAACGGGATGGTGCCCAGCCAACACGTGCTCGCCTCCGTCACCCATCTGATCAGCACCATCCCACCCACCAAAGAGGGAACGGATCCAGTGCTGTCGTGTCTGGGAGAGCAGCTGCAGAAGCTTCCACTCCAATGGGTCGGCTATTTCTCCACCACAGGGGTCTACGGAAATAGCAATGGCAACTGGGTGGATGAAACCAACGAGCCCCAACCCACTCAACTCCGCAGCCAAAAGCGATTGGACTGTGAGCAACTGTGGCGCAACAGCGGCCTGCCCGTGCAGATCCTGCGACTACCAGGGATCTATGGACCTGGCCGGTCCCCTTTGGCTGCCGTCCACTCAGGCGAAGTCACTCCTATAGATCAGCCAGGGCAGATGTTTTGCCGAATCCATGTGGATGACCTAGCTGGAGCCTGCTGGCATCTCATGCATCGAGCCGCAGCAGGACAGCGACCAACAGTGGTGAACATCAGTGATAACAGGCCCGCCTCCCGCCTCGAGCTTCAACGTTTTGCCGCCGAACTGTTGGGATGCAAACTCCCAGCACCGATCCCCTTCAGTGAAGCCCAAACCACGATGAGCCCAATGGCTCTCTCCTTCTGGGCAGACAACCGCAAAGTGAGCAACGCACTCCTGCGAGACGAGCTGGGCTACACCTTTCTGCATCCCGATTATTCAAGCGGTCTCAAGGATTGTTTCGAGGCTGAAGGCTTCAACGGGATGAATCCTGCACCTGAGGCGAAGCCTTAA
- a CDS encoding SNF2-related protein produces the protein MRRIRPRGVWRGSRLGWEFPLASAEGLLQRFERRFRVDEELMRWLHWHRHPLPPLPPHRDLIAHADLDQRLRDGRLPMPHQRSGARWLLARRGAVLADEMGLGKTLTVLLAARALLRALPLRLLVVAPVGLHSHWRREAAALELMPDLCSWARLPSELPEAGTLLLVDEAHYAQTLQAQRTQGFLRLARHPRLRAIWMLTGTPMKNGRPDQLYPLLAAMDHPIARDQHSYEELFCQGHFREQGGRQRWQTAGASRLDELRRLTRPLVLHRRKQQVLELPPKRRMFEGIDLNAEEVKGFDYRLRLVIDDYRQRVAEGLVRSDAESLAVLTALRQIAAEFKLPAAQQLIQRLRQQHKPIVLFSSFVDPLLLLHERLGGVLLTGRQKPDQRQLAVDRFQSGETDLLLATFAAGGLGFTLHRAQHVVLLERPWTPGDIDQAEDRCHRIGMEGGLTSHWLQLGLADQLVDGLVASKAERIELLLGPRRVTLERQPLPTMVSRCLQDL, from the coding sequence ATGCGCAGAATTCGCCCGAGGGGCGTCTGGCGTGGTTCTCGGCTGGGTTGGGAATTTCCGCTTGCATCAGCTGAGGGTTTGTTGCAGCGTTTTGAGCGGCGCTTCCGTGTGGATGAGGAGCTGATGCGTTGGTTGCATTGGCATCGTCATCCGCTCCCCCCGCTGCCGCCTCACCGAGATCTGATCGCGCACGCGGATCTGGATCAACGTTTGCGTGATGGCCGCTTGCCGATGCCTCACCAGCGCTCGGGTGCTCGCTGGTTGTTAGCGAGGCGCGGGGCGGTGCTGGCCGATGAGATGGGTCTTGGCAAAACTCTCACTGTGTTGCTGGCGGCGCGAGCCTTGCTGCGTGCCCTGCCGCTGCGTTTGTTGGTAGTAGCCCCTGTGGGGTTGCATTCGCATTGGCGCCGAGAGGCTGCTGCCCTTGAGCTGATGCCGGACCTTTGCAGCTGGGCGCGACTTCCGTCTGAGCTCCCGGAGGCGGGTACTTTGCTGCTGGTGGATGAGGCCCATTACGCCCAAACCCTGCAAGCACAACGCACTCAGGGTTTCCTGCGCCTTGCCCGGCATCCCCGCCTGCGAGCCATTTGGATGCTCACCGGCACTCCGATGAAGAACGGCCGGCCTGATCAGCTTTATCCCTTGTTGGCTGCGATGGACCATCCCATTGCTAGGGATCAGCACTCTTACGAGGAATTGTTTTGTCAGGGGCATTTCCGCGAGCAAGGTGGACGGCAGCGATGGCAAACCGCAGGAGCCAGTCGATTGGACGAGCTGCGTCGCCTGACCCGACCGCTTGTTTTGCATCGCCGGAAGCAGCAGGTTTTGGAACTCCCCCCCAAACGAAGGATGTTTGAAGGGATCGATCTCAACGCTGAGGAGGTCAAGGGTTTTGATTACCGCCTTCGGTTGGTCATCGATGACTATCGCCAACGGGTGGCGGAGGGTTTGGTGCGTTCTGATGCTGAATCTTTGGCGGTCCTCACAGCTTTGCGGCAAATTGCCGCCGAATTCAAGTTGCCAGCTGCGCAACAGTTGATTCAGCGTTTGCGTCAGCAGCACAAGCCGATCGTCTTGTTCAGCAGCTTTGTGGATCCGTTGTTGCTGCTCCACGAACGACTGGGAGGTGTTTTGCTAACAGGCCGGCAGAAACCTGATCAGCGGCAGCTTGCTGTGGACCGCTTTCAATCTGGGGAGACCGATTTACTTTTGGCGACCTTTGCTGCTGGTGGGCTTGGTTTTACGCTCCACCGCGCTCAGCATGTTGTTCTCTTGGAGCGGCCTTGGACGCCTGGGGACATCGACCAGGCGGAAGATCGTTGCCATCGCATTGGGATGGAAGGAGGGCTGACCAGCCATTGGCTTCAGCTTGGTCTTGCTGATCAGCTCGTGGATGGTTTGGTGGCTAGCAAAGCTGAACGGATCGAACTGTTGCTGGGACCGCGTCGCGTCACGCTTGAGCGTCAGCCGTTGCCCACGATGGTGTCCCGCTGCTTGCAGGACTTATGA
- a CDS encoding chemotaxis protein — MTQSVSFRITRTAEDVAQTLNALSQRLIKLENRLESLELQLERQSSEVNTMPTDEMERLDGVDRLLTDCRDLLLRSDPQWVDQSNSDMCSEQDLAA, encoded by the coding sequence ATGACTCAGTCCGTTTCCTTTCGCATAACGCGTACCGCTGAGGATGTAGCCCAGACCCTTAACGCTTTATCTCAACGGCTGATCAAGCTTGAGAACCGCCTTGAGAGTTTGGAGCTTCAGCTGGAACGCCAGTCGTCTGAGGTCAACACCATGCCTACAGATGAGATGGAACGCCTTGATGGGGTCGATCGTTTGCTGACCGACTGCAGAGACCTGCTACTGCGTTCTGATCCGCAATGGGTGGATCAATCCAACTCTGATATGTGCTCGGAGCAAGACTTGGCGGCCTAA
- the accB gene encoding acetyl-CoA carboxylase biotin carboxyl carrier protein, protein MQLDHDQLHTLLAALVESDIQEFRLEGDDFRLEVRRNLPVTTVAAPLAPVASAPVAPPPESPAVELSAGTPPPAAGSRSDLLEVTAPMVGTFYRAPAPGEPSFVEIGTRIGVGQTICILEAMKLMNELESELAGEVVEILVDNGTPVEFGQVLMRVKPV, encoded by the coding sequence ATGCAGCTCGACCACGATCAACTTCACACCCTGCTTGCCGCTCTCGTCGAGAGCGATATTCAGGAATTCCGCCTGGAGGGAGACGACTTCCGCCTGGAAGTGCGTCGCAACCTACCGGTGACCACAGTGGCTGCACCATTGGCACCAGTGGCATCTGCACCGGTCGCTCCTCCGCCGGAGAGTCCTGCTGTTGAATTATCTGCCGGGACCCCACCGCCTGCGGCTGGATCTCGCTCAGATTTGTTGGAAGTGACGGCCCCCATGGTGGGGACCTTCTATCGGGCTCCGGCGCCAGGAGAGCCTTCGTTTGTAGAGATCGGGACCCGCATTGGCGTAGGCCAAACGATCTGCATTCTTGAAGCGATGAAGCTGATGAATGAGCTCGAATCTGAGCTGGCTGGTGAGGTGGTTGAAATTCTGGTGGACAACGGCACCCCTGTTGAATTCGGTCAGGTGTTGATGCGGGTTAAGCCCGTCTGA
- a CDS encoding HNH endonuclease, producing MHSRDAVFLEDLCPKLRTRRWRQSIHLHTGKRCIYCGKPSESIDHVFPLSRGGMSVTENCVPACLSCNGRKSDQDVFEWYRHQRFYDPRRAMAIRAWMDGDLRLALRLLQWAQPEHNQPLRSETPNKIHSERDDDQSWGLRTA from the coding sequence ATGCACAGCAGGGATGCGGTTTTCCTTGAAGATCTCTGTCCAAAGCTACGAACTCGACGCTGGCGTCAATCGATCCATCTCCACACTGGAAAACGCTGCATTTATTGCGGCAAACCTTCTGAATCCATCGACCATGTCTTCCCCCTGAGTCGCGGAGGCATGAGCGTCACCGAAAATTGCGTGCCCGCTTGCCTGTCCTGCAATGGACGTAAGTCTGATCAGGATGTTTTTGAGTGGTATCGACATCAACGCTTTTACGACCCCCGCCGCGCCATGGCCATCCGCGCCTGGATGGATGGCGATCTGCGCCTTGCCCTGCGATTGCTGCAATGGGCCCAGCCTGAACACAACCAACCGCTCCGCTCCGAAACGCCAAACAAGATTCACTCCGAGAGGGATGACGATCAGAGCTGGGGGCTTCGTACAGCCTGA
- a CDS encoding tetratricopeptide repeat protein codes for MRFIPILMIGGLLLTGVGCRSRSEPKTATVSVETSIADCMSDLDLNKLDQALQRCNEVVDAHGDKPAALADRSLLLTLMGKTDQACADVTQAMALLRQNKGSTDPMVVHELNMRHKSCKQRDTIVGNG; via the coding sequence ATGCGATTCATTCCCATCCTGATGATTGGTGGTTTGCTTCTCACAGGTGTGGGATGCCGCAGCCGATCCGAACCGAAGACCGCGACCGTCTCAGTTGAAACGTCCATTGCTGATTGCATGTCAGATCTTGATCTGAACAAACTCGACCAAGCACTTCAACGTTGCAATGAGGTCGTGGACGCCCATGGAGACAAACCAGCCGCGCTAGCTGATCGCTCGCTTTTGCTCACCCTGATGGGCAAGACCGACCAAGCTTGCGCAGACGTGACCCAGGCAATGGCGCTATTGCGCCAAAACAAGGGATCCACGGATCCGATGGTGGTGCATGAACTGAATATGCGTCATAAGTCCTGCAAGCAGCGGGACACCATCGTGGGCAACGGCTGA
- the cbiD gene encoding cobalt-precorrin-5B (C(1))-methyltransferase CbiD, giving the protein MTQSRTDSPQGLTLPVWVAAAARAATKVLCGQAFETPQSLQIPGRDQPLSVPLQSAAPLQGGEQALAISRCDPGPGLDLTRDLEIWVQVRWSQPETGWLEIVPGEGIGRQGPEGDLCASDFARRVLEANLRDLVPPGRCLQMEVVFPLGRELAQRTSNAAFGVVDGLALIGTQAEVQSSASPDQLRASLDALQAIAGAADFCGSLTLVIGENGLDLAHQLGLADQQPLLKAGNWIGPLLVASAEAGIRNLLLLGYHGKLVKLAGGIFHTHHHLADGRLEVLAAIALQQGLGVDLIKDLLACASMESALQELQKCDSTSADQVWQAIAQAVEVRSEAYLKRYGTWSMRVGAALFDRERQLRWTGLTGHSLLACCGLGIHSEGEEAGFDPSLR; this is encoded by the coding sequence ATCACCCAATCCCGCACAGACTCCCCCCAAGGGCTGACACTCCCCGTCTGGGTTGCCGCCGCAGCTCGAGCGGCCACGAAAGTGTTGTGTGGACAGGCGTTCGAAACTCCACAATCGCTGCAGATTCCAGGTCGTGATCAGCCCCTCAGCGTGCCGCTTCAATCGGCAGCGCCCTTGCAAGGAGGTGAGCAAGCTTTGGCGATCAGCCGCTGCGACCCAGGTCCAGGTCTTGATCTCACTCGAGATTTAGAAATTTGGGTTCAGGTGCGTTGGAGTCAACCGGAAACAGGCTGGTTGGAGATCGTGCCGGGGGAGGGGATCGGCAGACAGGGGCCTGAGGGTGATCTTTGCGCTTCTGATTTCGCCCGCCGCGTCTTGGAGGCCAATCTGCGCGACCTGGTTCCTCCTGGCCGATGTTTGCAGATGGAAGTTGTGTTTCCGCTCGGCCGCGAATTAGCCCAGCGCACGAGTAATGCAGCGTTTGGCGTGGTGGACGGCTTGGCCTTGATCGGCACGCAAGCCGAGGTGCAGTCGAGTGCATCGCCGGATCAGCTGCGCGCCAGTCTTGATGCTCTTCAGGCAATTGCGGGAGCAGCCGATTTCTGTGGATCCCTCACCCTTGTGATTGGGGAGAACGGGTTGGATCTCGCCCATCAGCTGGGTCTTGCTGATCAACAGCCTCTGCTTAAGGCAGGGAATTGGATTGGGCCTTTGCTTGTGGCCAGTGCGGAAGCGGGTATTCGCAACCTCCTGTTGCTCGGCTATCACGGAAAGCTGGTCAAATTGGCCGGCGGGATCTTCCATACCCACCACCATTTGGCGGATGGTCGATTAGAGGTTCTTGCGGCGATTGCCCTGCAGCAGGGACTCGGTGTGGATCTGATCAAAGACCTACTGGCTTGTGCGTCGATGGAATCGGCGCTTCAAGAGCTTCAGAAGTGCGATTCCACCAGTGCAGATCAGGTCTGGCAAGCGATTGCACAGGCTGTTGAAGTGCGAAGCGAGGCATACCTAAAGCGTTATGGCACCTGGTCTATGCGGGTTGGTGCCGCGCTATTTGATCGCGAACGTCAGTTGCGTTGGACCGGATTGACAGGACACTCCCTTCTCGCCTGCTGCGGACTTGGCATTCATTCGGAAGGGGAAGAGGCCGGCTTTGATCCTTCTCTACGCTGA
- the efp gene encoding elongation factor P: MISSNDFRTGTTIELDGAVWRVVEFLHVKPGKGSAFVRTKLKSVQSGSVVEKTFRAGEMLPQALLEKSTLQHTYMEGEDFVFMDMSSYEETRLTAKQIGESRKYLKEGMEVNVVTWNEKPLEVELPNSVVLEIAQTDPGVKGDTATGGTKPAILETGAQVMVPLFLSIGEKIKVDTRNDTYLGRENG; the protein is encoded by the coding sequence ATGATCTCCAGCAACGACTTTCGCACCGGCACCACAATCGAGCTGGACGGTGCTGTCTGGCGTGTTGTCGAGTTTCTGCATGTCAAGCCAGGCAAGGGGTCTGCGTTTGTCCGCACCAAGCTCAAGTCCGTTCAAAGCGGCAGTGTGGTGGAGAAAACATTCCGAGCTGGAGAGATGCTTCCCCAGGCTCTGCTCGAGAAGTCGACCCTGCAACACACCTACATGGAGGGCGAAGATTTCGTCTTTATGGACATGTCCTCCTATGAAGAGACGCGTCTGACCGCGAAACAGATCGGAGAGAGTCGTAAATATCTCAAGGAGGGCATGGAGGTGAACGTCGTCACCTGGAATGAGAAGCCTTTGGAAGTGGAATTGCCGAATTCGGTTGTGTTGGAGATCGCTCAGACCGATCCCGGTGTGAAGGGAGACACAGCAACCGGTGGGACGAAACCTGCCATCTTGGAAACCGGAGCTCAGGTGATGGTTCCCCTGTTTTTATCGATCGGCGAGAAAATTAAGGTTGATACTCGCAATGACACCTATCTGGGACGGGAGAACGGTTAA
- the pdxA gene encoding 4-hydroxythreonine-4-phosphate dehydrogenase PdxA, which produces MSFSHPSSDATDRLVIALGDPAGIGMEVTLKALADPRLPDGLNPLVVGCRTTLEQTYTRLKAQQCPLLMDPSDLDIDDLPIHAPITPGTPSPESGASSFRWLSHAVARVREAHTLALVTAPIAKHAWHAAGHNYPGQTERLAELDNARQASMLFTAVSPNHGWRLNTLLATTHIPLQEVSTALTPDLILRKLDVLSEFCLRFNPNPRLLVAGLNPHAGEQGRLGSEETNWLIPALQEWQQNHPQIYLSGPLPPDTCWLSAAKAWQQGGQQDSPDGILALYHDQGLIPMKLMAFDEAVNTTLGLSFLRTSPDHGTGFDIAGQGVARSTSMVAAIRAAWDLRRA; this is translated from the coding sequence ATGTCCTTCTCTCATCCCTCCTCTGACGCTACCGACCGCCTGGTGATTGCACTCGGTGATCCTGCTGGAATCGGCATGGAAGTCACGTTGAAAGCCCTCGCCGACCCTCGACTACCCGATGGACTGAACCCACTCGTCGTTGGCTGCCGAACAACGTTGGAGCAGACGTACACCAGGCTCAAAGCCCAACAGTGCCCCCTACTGATGGATCCCAGCGATCTCGACATTGACGATCTACCGATCCATGCCCCAATCACCCCTGGGACACCAAGCCCTGAAAGCGGCGCATCCAGTTTTCGCTGGCTGAGTCATGCCGTCGCGCGCGTGAGAGAGGCGCACACACTGGCTTTGGTCACAGCACCCATTGCAAAACATGCCTGGCATGCCGCAGGACACAACTATCCAGGCCAAACAGAACGTTTGGCAGAACTCGACAATGCGCGTCAAGCCTCAATGCTGTTCACAGCCGTCTCACCGAACCATGGCTGGAGGCTGAACACCCTTCTCGCCACAACGCACATTCCACTGCAAGAGGTTTCCACTGCACTCACCCCCGACCTCATACTCCGCAAGCTGGACGTGCTCAGCGAATTCTGTCTGAGATTCAATCCCAACCCACGCTTGCTTGTTGCTGGCCTCAATCCCCATGCTGGAGAACAGGGGCGCCTTGGCAGCGAAGAAACCAACTGGCTCATCCCCGCACTCCAGGAGTGGCAGCAAAACCATCCCCAGATCTATTTGAGCGGGCCTCTGCCTCCTGACACCTGCTGGCTCAGCGCTGCCAAGGCCTGGCAGCAAGGAGGTCAACAGGACTCACCGGATGGGATCCTTGCGTTGTATCACGACCAAGGCTTGATCCCCATGAAGCTGATGGCCTTCGATGAGGCCGTGAACACCACGCTCGGCCTGTCGTTCCTGCGCACCTCACCAGACCATGGAACCGGTTTCGATATCGCAGGACAGGGGGTGGCGAGATCGACAAGCATGGTGGCAGCAATTCGGGCCGCCTGGGACCTCAGACGGGCTTAA